A genomic window from Rhizobium sp. Pop5 includes:
- a CDS encoding AraC family transcriptional regulator: MRTVSLPRGRQPLHAMPTSTGYEVRENETYDWDGRRRGQTPFTVLQHTISGSGRLRYQNRNYRLQGGDTLLVLVPHNHRYWLEKGDRWEYFWISMNGEETLRIHKLVLSTAGPVLKLQPSTIDHLADCSLRLVKGVTSPGAASAIAYEAAMALYDDVFGSPAFAAELSLMQPVIDHINANLDKPLPVSDLAGIVGLSRAHFSRSFAESEGMPPAEFVLQQRLQRAVKLLTKADFLPVKEVAIMCGFEDANYFSKVFRRVYGTNPTEFRTTGMYASIGKLR; this comes from the coding sequence ATGAGGACGGTCTCATTGCCCCGCGGCCGCCAGCCATTGCACGCCATGCCGACCAGTACCGGCTATGAAGTGCGTGAGAACGAAACCTATGATTGGGACGGCCGCCGGCGCGGCCAGACCCCCTTCACCGTGCTGCAGCACACGATCAGCGGCAGTGGCCGGCTGCGCTACCAGAACCGCAACTATCGCCTCCAGGGAGGCGACACCCTGCTCGTGCTCGTGCCCCACAATCACCGCTACTGGCTGGAGAAGGGCGACCGCTGGGAATATTTCTGGATTTCGATGAATGGCGAGGAGACGCTGCGCATCCACAAGCTGGTGCTTTCCACTGCCGGCCCGGTCTTGAAACTGCAACCCTCGACCATCGACCATCTCGCCGATTGCAGCCTGCGCCTCGTCAAGGGCGTGACGTCGCCGGGCGCTGCCTCGGCAATCGCCTATGAGGCGGCAATGGCGCTCTATGACGACGTCTTCGGCTCGCCGGCCTTTGCCGCCGAGCTCAGCCTCATGCAGCCGGTGATCGACCATATCAACGCCAATCTCGACAAGCCGCTGCCGGTCAGCGACCTCGCCGGCATCGTCGGCCTCAGCCGCGCGCATTTTTCGCGCAGCTTCGCCGAGAGCGAGGGCATGCCGCCGGCCGAATTCGTGCTGCAGCAGCGCCTGCAGCGCGCCGTCAAACTTCTGACCAAGGCGGACTTCCTGCCGGTCAAAGAAGTCGCCATCATGTGCGGCTTCGAGGACGCCAACTATTTCTCCAAGGTCTTCCGCCGCGTCTACGGCACCAACCCGACGGAATTCCGAACGACCGGCATGTATGCCAGCATCGGCAAGCTTCGCTGA
- a CDS encoding XRE family transcriptional regulator, producing the protein MYLSPAQCRAARALIAWSEDDLSSASTVAKATIAGFEAGRISPDDQTLQNIKQGLENAGVLFIQENGGGAGVRLARPASASIDTDETETVQYEEYLKNDAPPGAGG; encoded by the coding sequence TTGTATCTATCTCCAGCTCAGTGCCGCGCCGCACGTGCTCTCATCGCGTGGTCTGAGGACGACCTGTCTTCGGCCTCGACAGTCGCAAAGGCAACGATTGCCGGTTTCGAAGCGGGCAGGATTTCCCCCGACGATCAAACCTTGCAGAACATCAAGCAGGGCCTGGAGAACGCGGGTGTGCTTTTCATCCAGGAGAATGGCGGCGGTGCCGGCGTTCGCTTGGCAAGACCGGCGTCGGCTTCTATAGACACTGATGAAACCGAGACGGTTCAATACGAAGAATATTTGAAAAATGACGCCCCTCCCGGCGCTGGCGGCTGA
- a CDS encoding mechanosensitive ion channel family protein gives MLDDPTWSEVLSDPIVQVGAVAVVGAMVTRVALRPFPSWKLAGQVFFLTALTILLLYHDIVPYEVSPPSSSTFERVFIALAKVVWWINAAWALIGFVRVFLIFERQPREGRLVQDLVIGLIYLGAILSVVAYVFSFPVGTLIATSGVFAIILGLALQSTLNDVFSGIALNLGRPYTIGDWIVLNDGVEGRVVETNWRSTHLLNGTNDLVILPNSFLAKVGLTNLSSPDRSHGVMLTVRVVPTAGPSTIVEVMRTVLLSSGSILTEPKPGVQVKSLNADAVEVELSFRVKDIGHAGPAKNEIFDLVYRHIKAAGLTLARPIDAAGPPPDRMQPEETAGPHRPTPLKLLDAIPLFSSLTEDEKETLAASMTRRTFKKDAILIEQGDTVASLMIVRSGAVIAMRKEGHKETEVGRLAPGDYFGESGLLIGAGEAASLHALTFVVIYEIAQTSLTPLLHDRPGIAEELAATLSRRIETGQHSLATEGATLNGSSMTSLLMRIRHLFQVPQ, from the coding sequence ATGCTTGACGATCCCACATGGTCCGAGGTGCTTTCCGATCCCATCGTCCAGGTCGGAGCGGTGGCCGTGGTCGGCGCGATGGTTACCCGAGTTGCCCTTCGCCCCTTCCCGAGCTGGAAGCTGGCCGGCCAGGTCTTCTTCCTCACGGCGCTGACCATCCTGCTTCTCTATCACGATATCGTGCCCTACGAGGTCAGTCCGCCATCGTCTTCCACCTTCGAACGTGTCTTCATCGCCCTTGCCAAAGTGGTCTGGTGGATCAATGCCGCCTGGGCGTTGATCGGCTTCGTTCGTGTCTTCCTGATCTTCGAACGCCAACCGCGGGAGGGACGCCTCGTTCAGGATCTGGTCATCGGCCTGATCTATCTCGGCGCGATCCTCTCGGTGGTGGCCTATGTCTTCAGCTTTCCCGTCGGAACGCTGATCGCCACCTCGGGGGTCTTCGCCATCATCCTCGGCCTGGCGCTGCAGAGCACGCTGAACGACGTCTTTTCCGGCATCGCCCTCAATCTCGGCCGGCCTTATACAATCGGCGACTGGATCGTCCTCAACGACGGCGTCGAAGGACGGGTCGTCGAAACCAACTGGCGCTCCACGCATCTCCTGAACGGCACGAACGACCTCGTCATCCTGCCAAACAGCTTCCTTGCCAAGGTGGGGCTGACCAACCTCAGCAGCCCCGACCGCAGCCACGGTGTCATGCTGACGGTCCGCGTCGTACCGACGGCCGGGCCATCGACGATCGTCGAGGTCATGCGCACCGTGCTTTTGAGCAGCGGCTCTATCCTGACGGAACCAAAGCCCGGCGTGCAGGTCAAATCGCTCAATGCCGATGCGGTGGAAGTGGAACTCTCTTTCCGCGTCAAGGATATTGGCCACGCCGGGCCGGCGAAGAATGAGATATTCGATCTCGTCTATCGCCACATCAAGGCTGCCGGCCTCACCCTGGCGCGGCCGATCGACGCCGCCGGCCCGCCGCCCGACCGGATGCAGCCGGAAGAAACGGCAGGGCCGCATCGTCCGACGCCGCTCAAGCTTCTCGACGCCATCCCCCTGTTTTCCTCGTTGACCGAGGACGAGAAGGAGACGCTGGCCGCCTCGATGACGCGGCGGACATTCAAGAAGGATGCGATTCTGATCGAACAGGGGGATACGGTGGCCTCGCTGATGATCGTGCGCAGCGGCGCCGTCATCGCGATGCGGAAGGAAGGCCACAAGGAAACCGAAGTCGGACGATTGGCGCCGGGCGACTATTTCGGCGAGAGCGGACTGCTGATCGGCGCCGGCGAAGCGGCAAGCCTGCACGCCCTCACCTTCGTGGTCATTTACGAAATTGCGCAGACCAGTCTGACACCGCTGCTGCACGACAGGCCCGGTATCGCCGAGGAGCTTGCCGCCACGCTGTCCCGCCGCATCGAGACCGGCCAGCATTCCCTTGCCACCGAAGGCGCGACGTTGAACGGCAGCTCGATGACCTCGTTGCTGATGCGAATCCGTCACCTGTTCCAGGTGCCGCAATAG
- a CDS encoding class I SAM-dependent methyltransferase, with the protein MREPDMQKLDALVGRLVGDVGAAVSGALVVLGDKVGLFKAMADGTPLSVEQLAAKTGVKERYLREWLSAQAAADYVTYNEKTDRFSLTPEQAMVFAEENSPAFFVGAFEVVQSMWMDEPKVAEAFRTGKGLGWHEHSACLFRGTERFFRPGYNSHLVNEWIPAIEGMDEKLKAGANVADVGCGHGASTILMAQAYPASHFTGFDYHGPSIERAKAAAQEAGVADRVTFEQGRASEFPGRSYDMVAMFDCLHDMGDPVGAGRHVKETLAPNGTWLIVEPFAHDHLKDNLNPVGRVYYGASTMICTPASLSQEVGLGLGAQAGEMKLRKVALDAGFTHFRRATETPFNMVFEVRA; encoded by the coding sequence ATGCGCGAGCCAGATATGCAGAAACTCGATGCGCTTGTCGGTCGTCTTGTTGGAGACGTCGGCGCCGCCGTGTCAGGTGCCTTGGTCGTGCTTGGCGACAAGGTGGGATTGTTCAAGGCGATGGCCGATGGGACACCCTTGAGCGTCGAGCAGCTTGCCGCAAAAACCGGCGTGAAGGAGCGGTACCTCAGGGAGTGGCTGAGCGCCCAGGCGGCGGCGGACTATGTCACCTACAATGAGAAAACCGATCGTTTCAGCCTGACGCCTGAGCAGGCGATGGTGTTCGCCGAGGAAAACAGCCCCGCCTTCTTTGTCGGCGCCTTCGAGGTCGTGCAATCCATGTGGATGGACGAGCCGAAAGTCGCTGAAGCCTTCCGCACCGGCAAAGGTCTCGGCTGGCACGAGCACAGCGCCTGCCTCTTCCGGGGAACAGAGCGGTTCTTTCGCCCGGGCTACAACAGTCATCTCGTCAACGAATGGATTCCGGCTATTGAGGGGATGGACGAAAAGCTCAAGGCCGGCGCCAATGTCGCCGACGTCGGCTGCGGTCACGGTGCGTCGACCATCCTGATGGCGCAGGCCTATCCCGCCTCGCATTTTACCGGCTTCGACTATCACGGCCCATCGATCGAAAGAGCCAAGGCAGCCGCGCAAGAGGCGGGCGTGGCGGACCGCGTGACCTTCGAGCAGGGACGGGCGTCCGAATTTCCGGGGCGCAGCTATGATATGGTCGCCATGTTCGACTGCCTTCACGACATGGGCGATCCGGTCGGCGCCGGACGGCACGTCAAGGAGACGCTTGCCCCGAACGGCACCTGGCTGATCGTCGAGCCCTTTGCCCATGACCATCTCAAGGACAATCTCAACCCGGTCGGCCGCGTCTATTACGGTGCGTCGACGATGATCTGCACGCCGGCATCGCTTTCCCAGGAGGTGGGGCTCGGGCTCGGCGCTCAGGCGGGAGAAATGAAGCTTCGAAAGGTCGCGCTCGACGCCGGCTTCACGCATTTCCGCCGTGCGACGGAAACGCCATTCAACATGGTGTTCGAGGTGCGGGCGTAA
- a CDS encoding phosphatase PAP2 family protein, whose amino-acid sequence MTDVQRRGFWERLTAYEPLTLITLATIAGGLFVLQRLTSEVLEGETLGFDEAILLALRRHGDLAVPIGPAWLTHAVGDITSLGGLTVLTLMTVLVTVYLLLDRRWPIAIFVFSSVLTGWLASTLLKILVARPRPDIVPHLVEVSDLSFPSGHAMVSAVTYLTLGALLARTQRYRSTRIFVMGAGVFLAVIIGLSRIYLGVHYPTDVFAGWCAGALWALGCWLISKRFVPNRAPDAVAEAENGDGR is encoded by the coding sequence ATGACGGATGTTCAACGACGCGGATTTTGGGAGAGGCTAACCGCATATGAGCCGCTGACGTTGATCACGCTGGCAACGATCGCCGGCGGGCTGTTCGTGCTGCAGCGGTTGACAAGCGAGGTTCTCGAGGGCGAGACTCTGGGCTTCGACGAGGCGATCCTGCTGGCGCTTCGACGGCATGGCGATCTTGCCGTGCCGATCGGTCCCGCCTGGCTGACGCATGCCGTCGGCGACATCACCAGCCTCGGCGGCCTCACCGTCCTGACCTTGATGACTGTTCTTGTCACCGTCTATCTTCTGCTCGACCGGCGCTGGCCGATCGCGATTTTCGTCTTTTCCTCAGTGCTGACTGGATGGCTGGCGAGCACGCTCTTGAAGATCCTCGTCGCACGGCCGCGTCCCGATATCGTGCCGCATCTCGTCGAGGTCAGCGATCTCAGCTTTCCCTCCGGACACGCCATGGTCTCGGCGGTGACCTATCTGACGCTCGGTGCGTTGCTGGCCCGGACGCAGCGGTATCGCTCGACGCGGATCTTCGTCATGGGCGCCGGCGTCTTCCTGGCCGTCATCATCGGTTTGAGTCGGATCTATCTCGGCGTCCATTACCCGACGGATGTCTTCGCCGGATGGTGCGCCGGCGCGCTCTGGGCGCTCGGCTGCTGGCTGATCTCGAAACGTTTCGTTCCAAACCGCGCCCCTGACGCTGTCGCCGAAGCCGAAAACGGCGACGGCAGATAG
- a CDS encoding FAD-dependent oxidoreductase, which produces MAAFPEKAKVVIIGLGGIVGASIAHHLVERGWDDIVGIDKSGIPTDIGSTAHASDFCYTTSHDYLSVWTTQYSIDFYEKMGHYARIGGLEVARTGDDAWMEEIKRKLSSARAFGTRAHYVSPSEIKERFPLIEEDQVMGGLFDPDAGLVIPRSQTVAGKLVDAAEKAGKLKVFGNTPAKSLIVEGGRIKGVVTHRGTIMADHVIVCAGLWGRLIAEMVGEDLPVMPVDHPLTFFGPYNEFEGTGKEIGFPLLRDQGNSAYMRDTGDPATTEGGQIEWGYYEATNPRMCHPRDLLEKHEARLSPSQRDLEMEQIIEPLERAMELTPILGELGYNEGHSFNGLLQVSAAGGASCGESQKVRGLWYCVAIWVKDGPGYGKLIADWMTDGRTEIDHNSIDYARFYPHQLTEEFIEGRCFEAAQKIYFPAVHTREPYASARNVKRSPFYEREKELGGYFMELGGWERAHGYAANEHLLEKYADRVPVRENEWDNRHFWRVSNAEHLAMSEDCGIVNLSHFHMVDIEGPDHVELMEWLCAAKVGGDANIGKGVYTHFLDDEGMVRADFTVFRMADRCRLVNGADAGPRDLHYMRRVAQDRGLDVTITDVSEKFVTIGIWGPNARDTLKKAVADPAGLDQENFAFAAIKPIEIAGKPVTAFRISYVGEQGWELHMKYEDGLAVWDALRATGVMAFGVETYANSRRMEKSLRLQNADLLTQYNLIECDLARPKVKEADFRGKAKHLEYKAREHQPAMLCTLVMTENTDKSGVKRYPLGNLPVVDPATGEVLVDELGRRSYTTSIAYGPTVGKNIALAYLPWSHCQVGRKLEVEYFAETYPVEVVGVGYKPIYDPENLKPRT; this is translated from the coding sequence GTGGCAGCATTTCCGGAAAAGGCAAAGGTCGTCATCATCGGGCTCGGCGGTATCGTCGGCGCCTCCATCGCGCATCATCTCGTCGAGCGCGGATGGGACGATATCGTCGGTATCGATAAGTCGGGCATCCCGACCGATATCGGCTCGACAGCCCATGCCTCCGACTTCTGTTACACCACGAGCCACGACTATCTGTCGGTCTGGACTACGCAATATTCGATCGATTTCTACGAGAAGATGGGCCATTACGCCCGCATCGGCGGTCTCGAAGTGGCGCGGACCGGCGACGATGCCTGGATGGAAGAAATCAAGCGCAAGCTTTCCTCGGCACGCGCTTTCGGCACGCGCGCCCATTATGTCAGCCCTTCCGAGATCAAGGAAAGGTTCCCGCTGATCGAGGAAGATCAGGTGATGGGCGGCCTTTTCGATCCGGATGCCGGCCTCGTCATTCCGCGCTCGCAGACCGTTGCCGGCAAGCTGGTCGATGCCGCCGAAAAGGCAGGCAAGCTCAAGGTGTTCGGCAACACCCCGGCGAAGTCGCTGATCGTCGAAGGCGGCCGCATCAAGGGCGTCGTCACCCATCGCGGCACTATTATGGCCGATCACGTCATCGTCTGCGCCGGCCTCTGGGGACGCCTGATCGCCGAGATGGTCGGCGAAGACCTGCCTGTTATGCCGGTCGACCACCCGCTCACCTTCTTCGGTCCCTATAACGAGTTTGAAGGCACCGGCAAGGAAATCGGCTTCCCGCTGCTGCGTGACCAGGGCAACTCCGCCTATATGCGCGATACCGGCGACCCGGCGACGACGGAAGGCGGCCAGATCGAGTGGGGCTATTACGAGGCCACCAATCCGCGCATGTGCCATCCGCGCGACCTTCTCGAAAAACACGAAGCGCGCCTTTCGCCCTCGCAGCGCGACCTCGAGATGGAACAGATCATCGAGCCGCTCGAGCGCGCCATGGAACTGACGCCGATCCTCGGCGAGCTCGGCTACAACGAAGGTCACTCCTTCAACGGCCTGCTGCAGGTTTCCGCCGCCGGCGGCGCGTCCTGCGGCGAGAGCCAGAAGGTGCGCGGCCTGTGGTATTGCGTTGCCATCTGGGTCAAGGACGGCCCGGGCTACGGCAAGCTGATCGCCGACTGGATGACTGACGGCCGTACTGAAATCGATCACAACAGCATCGATTACGCCCGCTTCTATCCGCATCAGCTGACGGAAGAGTTCATCGAAGGCCGCTGCTTCGAAGCCGCCCAGAAAATCTATTTCCCGGCTGTTCACACCCGCGAACCCTATGCATCCGCCCGCAACGTCAAGCGCTCGCCCTTCTACGAGCGCGAGAAGGAGCTTGGCGGCTACTTCATGGAACTTGGCGGCTGGGAGCGTGCGCACGGCTATGCCGCCAACGAGCACCTGCTGGAGAAATACGCCGACCGCGTCCCGGTTCGCGAGAATGAATGGGACAACCGCCATTTCTGGCGCGTATCGAATGCCGAGCATCTGGCGATGAGCGAGGATTGCGGCATCGTCAACCTCAGCCACTTCCACATGGTCGACATCGAAGGACCTGACCATGTCGAGCTGATGGAATGGCTGTGCGCCGCCAAGGTCGGCGGCGATGCAAACATCGGCAAGGGCGTTTACACCCACTTCCTCGACGACGAAGGCATGGTGCGCGCTGACTTCACGGTCTTCCGCATGGCCGACCGGTGCCGTCTCGTCAACGGTGCCGACGCCGGCCCGCGCGACCTTCACTATATGAGGCGCGTCGCTCAGGACCGCGGCCTTGACGTGACCATCACCGACGTCTCGGAGAAATTCGTGACGATCGGCATCTGGGGTCCGAACGCGCGCGACACACTGAAAAAGGCTGTGGCCGATCCGGCCGGGCTCGATCAGGAGAACTTCGCCTTTGCGGCGATCAAGCCGATCGAAATCGCAGGCAAGCCCGTCACCGCCTTCCGCATCTCCTATGTCGGCGAGCAGGGCTGGGAACTGCACATGAAGTACGAAGACGGCCTCGCCGTCTGGGATGCGCTGCGCGCGACCGGTGTGATGGCCTTCGGCGTAGAAACCTATGCAAACTCGCGCCGCATGGAAAAGAGCCTGCGCCTGCAGAACGCCGACCTCCTGACCCAGTACAACCTGATCGAATGCGATCTCGCCCGTCCCAAGGTCAAGGAAGCCGATTTCCGCGGCAAGGCAAAACATCTGGAATACAAGGCGCGTGAGCACCAGCCGGCCATGCTCTGCACGCTCGTGATGACCGAGAATACCGACAAATCGGGCGTGAAGCGTTATCCCCTCGGCAACCTGCCGGTTGTCGATCCGGCGACGGGCGAGGTTCTGGTCGACGAGCTCGGCCGCCGCTCCTACACGACCTCGATCGCCTACGGCCCGACGGTCGGCAAGAACATTGCCTTGGCCTATCTGCCCTGGTCGCATTGCCAGGTCGGACGCAAGCTTGAGGTCGAGTACTTTGCCGAGACTTATCCGGTGGAGGTTGTCGGCGTCGGCTACAAGCCGATCTATGACCCGGAAAATCTGAAGCCGCGCACCTAA
- a CDS encoding alpha-glucosidase/alpha-galactosidase: MSFKIAIIGAGSVGFTKKLFTDILCVPEFRDVEFALTDLSEHNLEMIKAILDRVVEANGLPTKVTATTDRRKALAGARYIISCVRVGGLEAYADDIRIPLKYGIDQCVGDTICAGGILYGQRNIPVILDFCKDIREVAEPGAKFLNYANPMAMNTWAAIEYGKVDTVGLCHGVQHGAEQIAEVLGAKSRSELDYICSGINHQTWFIDLRLNGRKIGKDELIAAFEAHPVYSQQEKLRIDVLKRFGVYSTESNGHLSEYLPWYRKRPDEITRWIDMSDWIHGETGGYLRYSTETRNWFETEFPQFLESASKPIDPAKRSNEHASHILEALETNRVYRGHFNVKNNGVITNLPSDAIIESPGFVDRFGINMVSGVTLPEACAATCNASINVQRMSVHAAISGDIDLLKLAVLHDPLVGAVSTPEEVWQMVDEMVVAQARWLPQYADAVPAAKERLSKSKVQTRDWAGAARRNVRSIEELRAEKAAVKQAV; this comes from the coding sequence ATGAGTTTCAAAATCGCTATCATCGGCGCGGGCAGCGTTGGGTTCACCAAGAAGCTGTTCACCGACATATTGTGTGTTCCGGAGTTTCGCGACGTGGAATTCGCGCTGACTGATCTCAGCGAACACAATCTGGAAATGATCAAGGCGATCCTCGATCGCGTCGTCGAGGCGAACGGGCTGCCGACGAAAGTGACGGCGACGACCGACCGGCGCAAGGCGCTGGCGGGCGCACGTTATATCATCAGCTGTGTGCGGGTCGGCGGCCTCGAGGCCTATGCGGATGATATCCGCATTCCATTGAAATACGGCATCGACCAGTGCGTGGGCGATACGATCTGCGCCGGCGGCATCCTTTATGGCCAGCGCAACATCCCCGTCATTCTCGACTTCTGCAAGGATATAAGAGAGGTCGCCGAGCCCGGCGCGAAGTTCCTGAACTATGCCAACCCGATGGCGATGAACACTTGGGCGGCGATCGAATACGGCAAGGTCGATACTGTCGGCCTCTGCCATGGCGTCCAGCACGGCGCCGAACAGATCGCCGAGGTGCTCGGCGCGAAGTCTCGCAGCGAACTCGACTATATCTGCTCCGGCATTAACCACCAGACCTGGTTCATCGATCTGCGCCTCAATGGCCGCAAGATCGGCAAGGACGAACTGATCGCAGCCTTCGAGGCACATCCCGTCTATTCGCAGCAGGAGAAGCTGCGCATCGACGTGCTGAAGCGGTTCGGCGTCTATTCGACGGAAAGCAACGGCCATCTCTCGGAATACCTGCCCTGGTACCGCAAGCGGCCGGACGAGATTACCCGCTGGATCGACATGTCCGATTGGATCCACGGCGAGACCGGCGGTTATCTCCGTTATTCCACCGAAACGCGCAACTGGTTCGAGACGGAATTTCCGCAATTCCTGGAATCCGCTTCGAAGCCGATCGATCCTGCCAAGCGCTCGAACGAACATGCCAGCCACATTTTGGAGGCGCTTGAGACGAACCGGGTCTATCGCGGCCATTTCAACGTCAAGAACAATGGCGTCATCACCAACCTGCCTTCCGACGCGATCATCGAATCGCCGGGCTTCGTCGATCGCTTCGGCATCAACATGGTCTCGGGCGTCACCCTGCCGGAAGCCTGTGCGGCAACCTGCAACGCATCGATCAACGTCCAGCGCATGTCGGTGCACGCTGCAATCAGCGGCGACATCGACCTGCTGAAGCTCGCTGTGCTGCACGATCCGCTGGTCGGCGCCGTCTCGACACCCGAAGAGGTGTGGCAGATGGTCGACGAGATGGTTGTTGCCCAGGCACGCTGGCTGCCGCAATATGCCGATGCCGTGCCGGCCGCCAAGGAGCGGCTGTCGAAATCGAAGGTGCAGACCCGCGACTGGGCAGGTGCTGCGCGGCGCAATGTCCGCTCGATCGAGGAATTGCGCGCCGAAAAGGCTGCTGTGAAACAGGCCGTCTGA